In one window of Mytilus trossulus isolate FHL-02 chromosome 7, PNRI_Mtr1.1.1.hap1, whole genome shotgun sequence DNA:
- the LOC134726169 gene encoding perlucin-like protein: MSPVLMKLFVLAVVGTVVLCTCPNGWNHYEDKCFFLSRDNETFGNSLMLCEVIGRQYGRAASLATVNDAKTQQFLTDLMIKINSIGMYIGLNDLVTEGTFHWIANGKQATYFNWGPTQPNNRGGNENCVAMRVDPVIGFNYSWTDGPCTVPTTYICEMVAADIGNLLG, translated from the exons TATTATGCACATGTCCAAATGGATGGAACCATTATGAAGATAAATGTTTCTTTCTAAGCAGGGACAATGAGACATTTGGCAATTCACTG atgCTATGTGAAGTGATTGGTCGTCAGTATGGAAGAGCTGCCTCTTTGGCCACTGTTAATGACGCTAAAACACAACAGTTTCTTACAGatttaatgatcaaaataa ATTCCATTGGAATGTACATAGGATTAAATGACCTTGTTACTGAAGGGACATTTCACTGGATAGCTAACGGCAAGCAGGCAACGTACTTTAACTGGGGACCAACCCAACCAAACAACAGAGGGGGAAACGAGAACTGTGTAGCTATGAGAGTTGATCCAGTTATAGGTTTCAATTATTCCTGGACAGATGGTCCTTGCACAGTACCAACCACatacatttgtgaaatggt GGCAGCAGATATTGGAAATCTCCTCGGATAG
- the LOC134724657 gene encoding uncharacterized protein LOC134724657, which translates to MYLKVWITIVISSFVSKGQANCEFPCELRGQTFNIHFEGNGFRLGNWSFDNDGISSSLNIVGTIRNTTCFRRAGRFLILRDNNVYQCYVFDFKSSGNTTQVNFAIGNYGDENFDFCQVCRFPVNFTFEYIAIAPGASFTSSGILPCSLPSSCVGRDTCSVTDSIPEGCPPMTTNQSTTASQADTTTTTLTEATTTKKRKRCDRKRYRH; encoded by the exons ATGTATTTGAAAGTATGGATAACCATTGTTATATCATCTTTTGTCTCTAAAG GTCAAGCCAACTGTGAGTTTCCTTGTGAGTTGAGAGGtcaaacattcaacattcattttgaAGGCAATGGTTTTCGTCTTGGGAATTGGTCTTTTGACAACGACGGAATCTCTAGTTCATTGAATATAGTTGGAACAATCAGGAATACAACATGTTTTCGCCGTGCAGGAAGATTCCTCATTTTAAG GGACAATAACGTGTACCAATGTTATGTGTTTGACTTCAAAAGCAGTGGGAACACAACTCAAGTCAATTTTGCAATTGGCA ATTATGGTGACGAGAACTTTGATTTTTGTCAAGTTTGTAGGTTTCCTGTCAATTTCACGTTTGAATATATAGCTATAG CACCGGGAGCATCAT TTACTTCCTCGGGAATCCTTCCGTGTTCTTTGCCATCATCATGTGTAGGAAGAGATACGTGTAGTGTAACCGATTCGATACCGGAAGGATGTCCACCTATGACTACCAACCAATCAACAACAGCTAGCCAAGCAGACACTACAACTACAACACTAACCGAGGCAACCActactaaaaaaagaaaacgctGTGACAGAAAGAGATATCGTCACTGA